A genomic segment from Aspergillus puulaauensis MK2 DNA, chromosome 1, nearly complete sequence encodes:
- a CDS encoding rDNA-binding RNA polymerase I transcriptional factor (BUSCO:EOG09261660;~COG:K;~EggNog:ENOG410PG3I;~InterPro:IPR007991;~PFAM:PF05327) encodes MVSLSSASRGPATGLHTPSKMITTSSPAPILKNSKTPNSAAGVKHRMEEMDLSLSPTSSIADDPDGQPSPRKKARVQFDEDVEMREIPYSKKVQNGSHGTTDKSAAVVREEVRRAIQRHVSGGDSEAYDRVKEIFTTSPRRQDTNGLPQTNVPTHNTLKHHLMGLLSNVAALDRSCNGLVNAVLASEWLGRDESYVKLYIRFLGNLAAAQGSYLGSVLKMLTNYMGELPKGTGRLPGYPHVHPAEAYTRVHMAMRHVMQLVPSGSGSLSPIISSQFPFDTDSAKANIAYTQNLVRVIRYAPELQADILALITEKLVKIDVQIQVDMEDLEDEEGEDVLHDISPETVMFAEDLDDDDDDNASVMSDESVEEESRRLKIIKENILKLDGMIDTMFEYYSPPFKSGTLDDKENALDLLLSHFQTIILPTYRSRHSQFLLFHFSQCSPVLVDRFAATCVQLIFNKAQPAILRQSAAAYLASFVARGAHISSEVVRDVFDLLGTHLNTLRLDYEPSCRGPDLRRFGPFYSTAQALLYIFCFRWRDLTTAAIDGDTPEQIDDLEPEDIVFPPSIRDVLHKAILSKLNPLKVCSPAIVSQFARMSQHLNFIYVFTILETNKRLRMSTYRNLAALSDPRFSQVERETRAGDDLGYQLDAYFPFDPYQLPRSRRWLEGDYVNWRGIPGLDDRDDDDSDEVESDEDGDDDLSDGTETDHE; translated from the coding sequence ATGGTCTCCCTCTCCAGCGCCTCGCGCGGCCCAGCGACGGGACTACATACACCTTCAAAGATGATAACAACATCGTCACCAGCGCCCATATTGAAGAACTCTAAGACACCTAACTCCGCCGCCGGAGTAAAACACAggatggaggaaatggaccTATCACTCTCGCCCACATCCTCCATTGCTGATGATCCAGATGGCCAGCCTAGTCCTCGGAAAAAAGCCCGCGTGCAGTTCGACGAAGACGTGGAAATGCGAGAGATCCCATACAGCAAAAAGGTACAAAATGGGAGCCATGGAACAACAGACAAGAGCGCAGCTGTGGTGCGAGAGGAAGTGCGGCGGGCGATTCAACGGCATGTCTCGGGCGGCGATAGTGAGGCCTACGACCGAGTCAAGGAGATCTTCACGACCAGCCCCCGGCGCCAGGATACGAACGGCTTGCCACAAACAAATGTACCTACACACAATACATTGAAACATCATCTTATGGGCCTTCTCTCGAATGTGGCGGCGCTGGATCGGAGCTGCAACGGGTTAGTGAACGCCGTACTGGCCAGCGAGTGGCTCGGGCGGGACGAATCGTACGTCAAGCTGTACATTCGGTTTTTGGGCAACCTTGCGGCCGCCCAGGGAAGTTACTTGGGGTCTGTGCTGAAGATGTTAACCAACTATATGGGTGAGCTCCCTAAAGGCACAGGGAGATTGCCGGGGTATCCTCATGTCCATCCCGCCGAGGCTTACACCCGCGTTCATATGGCCATGCGTCACGTCATGCAGCTGGTCCCGTCTGGAAGCGGATCTCTATCACCCATAATATCGTCTCAGTTCCCATTCGATACCGATTCAGCTAAGGCCAACATCGCCTATACGCAAAATCTTGTCAGAGTCATCAGATATGCTCCAGAACTCCAAGCCGACATCCTTGCTCTCATTACCGAGAAGCTGGTCAAAATCGACGTGCAAATCCAAGTGGACATGGAAGACctcgaggacgaagagggcgaggacgtcCTGCACGACATCTCCCCAGAGACCGTGATGTTCGCTGAGGACTtggacgatgacgacgacgataaCGCCTCGGTGATGAGTGACGAGTCTGTCGAGGAAGAATCTCGACGATTaaagatcatcaaggagAACATCCTCAAGCTTGACGGCATGATTGATACAATGTTTGAATATTATTCACCACCCTTCAAATCTGGCACCCTCGACGACAAGGAGAACGCCCTCGACCTCCTACTCAGCCATTTCcaaaccatcatcctccctACCTACCGCTCCCGCCACTCAcaattcctcctcttccacttctcccaGTGCTCCCCCGTCCTCGTTGATCGGTTCGCCGCCACATGCGTTCAgctcatcttcaacaaagcGCAACCCGCCATATTGCGCcaatccgccgccgcctacCTCGCCAGCTTCGTGGCTCGAGGCGCTCATATCTCCAGCGAAGTCGTCCGCGACGTCTTCGACCTCCTCGGCACACACCTAAACACTCTACGCCTAGACTACGAGCCCTCCTGCCGAGGGCCCGACCTCCGCCGCTTCGGACCCTTCTACTCCACCGCCCAAGCCCTCCTCTACATCTTCTGCTTCCGCTGGCGCGACCTGACAACAGCCGCCATCGACGGCGACACGCCCGAGCAAATCGACGACCTCGAACCCGAAGACATCGTTTTCCCCCCTTCCATCCGAGACGTCCTCCACAAAGCTATTCTCTCCAAACTCAACCCCCTCAAGGTCTGCTCTCCAGCCATTGTCTCCCAATTCGCTCGCATGTCTCAACACCTCAACTTCATCTACGTTTTCACGATCCTCGAAACAAACAAGCGCCTCCGCATGTCTACATACCGCAACCTTGCTGCCCTTTCAGACCCCCGCTTTAGCCAGGTTGAGCGCGAGACTCGCGCCGGTGATGATCTCGGCTATCAGCTCGATGCTTATTTTCCGTTCGACCCTTACCAGTTGCCGCGGAGTCGGCGGTGGTTAGAGGGTGATTATGTGAATTGGCGCGGGATTCCTGGTCTTGATGACcgggatgacgatgatagTGATGAGGTGGAGTCGGATGAAGACGGGGATGATGACTTGAGTGATGGGACCGAAACGGATCATGAATGA
- a CDS encoding uncharacterized protein (COG:S;~EggNog:ENOG410PR5J) encodes MSTLTRAFTKRSKRMEVSSPMPYREGQPKFSSGTIKRGKISGPVELLSTTNMLAYNAPDLHSASSSSTSSLQSPDDSELSFTQHGIPSPVTSPEESPTEPNPLSGYFPKRSATVTSHPRSSSSTTSSNDAPMVPRRALSHTKRTHQELARQRSMKRMSPPPLHANRSNNSAQPAYDDYNAEPHPFGKELEQVNEVVEEFGGAPLFDEEERILHSKGLKKYSVNDYLVEIEDLYGSIFDDRLGPIASTSWL; translated from the coding sequence ATGTCAACTCTCACTCGGGCGTTTACCAAGCGCTCCAAGCGCATGGAGGTGTCTTCGCCGATGCCCTACCGTGAGGGCCAGCCCAAATTCTCGTCCGGTACTATAAAGCGAGGCAAGATTTCCGGACCGGTAGAGCTCCTATCCACGACAAATATGCTTGCCTATAATGCCCCGGATCTCCACTcggcgtcttcttcctccacttcGTCATTACAATCGCCCGACGACTCAGAACTATCGTTCACTCAACACGGCATCCCCTCACCAGTTACTTCACCTGAAGAATCGCCCACCGAACCAAATCCACTTTCAGGATATTTCCCAAAACGGTCTGCGACCGTGACAAGCCATCCGCggtcgtcctcgtcaacaacatcctccaaTGATGCCCCTATGGTCCCTAGACGCGCACTTTCTCACACTAAACGAACACACCAGGAGTTAGCGCGCCAGCGCTCCATGAAGCGCATGTCCCCTCCACCGCTACACGCGAACCGCTCCAACAATTCCGCCCAACCAGCTTACGATGACTATAACGCCGAGCCGCATCCGTTCGGGAAGGAGTTGGAGCAAGTAAACGAAGTGGTCGAGGAGTTTGGGGGTGCCCCTCTgtttgacgaggaagagcggATTTTGCACAGTAAGGGATTGAAGAAGTATTCGGTGAACGACTATCTTGTGGAGATCGAGGATCTCTACGGTAGTATCTTCGACGATCGGCTGGGCCCGATAGCTTCCACATCCTGGCTATGA